A stretch of the Longimicrobium sp. genome encodes the following:
- the bshC gene encoding bacillithiol biosynthesis cysteine-adding enzyme BshC, producing MVQKRNEIIGGDYASVPALPAALARRTAGEETLSSSLHLHVAQIRGNRLVDDFLAGRSPAALFYDGHPRDLVSWRAKLAEVRARFGRAERQRAAAALTPTSERAAERLRRFVDEGGAMITTGQQAGLFTGPLYTVHKILSAIRLAEELERALGVIVLPVFWAASEDHDFAEVNHAYAVAEDGELRRVSISATSSVAVPMSEMPLGGDVETTLREFAEVIGGDGDVSLCISLLRDAYRPGATVAQAFRDAVVALFADFDLLVTDAADPALKAASQQVILAELEHAAEHERLVAAQTAALEAAGYTSQVTLVEGATNVFWHGPAGRERLHRENGGFVAQEARRHFTLDDLRAIQAADPRALSPNVFLRPVVESFVFPTLSYVAGPAETAYFGQVRPLFGAFGMRAPIVFPRFGATIVPDEVAEARARLAITDDELRLPEHALWDAVARRHVPDELWARLEGLRRALVEEWGRVIDVAEGIDFNLRDAVGARRNRALLEAAKSERTILRHFKQRRAALERDTRLVRNHLRPMGIPQERALTVFQYLGRDPALLRRLAEGMKVEFAPEAEAAAAPVPGD from the coding sequence GTGGTCCAGAAGCGCAACGAGATCATCGGCGGCGACTACGCCAGCGTGCCGGCCCTCCCCGCCGCGCTCGCGCGCCGCACCGCCGGGGAGGAGACGCTGAGCAGCAGCCTACACCTGCACGTGGCGCAGATCCGCGGCAACCGGCTGGTGGACGACTTCCTGGCCGGGCGCTCGCCCGCCGCGCTCTTCTACGACGGCCACCCGCGCGACCTCGTCTCCTGGCGCGCCAAGCTGGCCGAGGTCCGCGCCCGCTTCGGCCGCGCCGAGCGCCAGCGCGCCGCCGCCGCGCTCACCCCCACGTCGGAGCGCGCGGCCGAGCGCCTGCGCCGCTTCGTGGACGAGGGCGGCGCCATGATCACCACCGGCCAGCAGGCCGGCCTCTTCACCGGCCCGCTCTACACCGTCCACAAGATCCTCTCCGCGATCCGCCTGGCCGAGGAGCTGGAGCGGGCGCTGGGCGTGATCGTCCTCCCCGTCTTCTGGGCGGCGTCGGAAGACCACGACTTCGCCGAGGTCAACCACGCCTACGCCGTCGCCGAGGACGGCGAGCTGCGCCGCGTCTCCATCTCCGCCACCTCCTCCGTCGCGGTGCCGATGAGCGAGATGCCGCTCGGCGGCGACGTGGAAACGACGTTGCGCGAGTTCGCGGAAGTGATTGGGGGAGATGGAGATGTGTCTCTCTGTATCAGCTTGCTTCGAGATGCGTACCGCCCCGGTGCGACGGTGGCGCAGGCGTTCCGGGATGCGGTGGTGGCGCTGTTCGCGGACTTCGACCTGCTCGTCACCGACGCGGCGGATCCGGCGCTGAAGGCCGCCTCGCAGCAGGTCATCCTCGCCGAGCTGGAGCACGCCGCCGAGCACGAGCGGCTGGTCGCGGCGCAGACGGCGGCGCTCGAGGCGGCCGGGTACACCTCGCAGGTCACGCTGGTGGAGGGGGCGACCAACGTCTTCTGGCACGGCCCCGCCGGGCGCGAGCGGCTGCACCGCGAGAACGGCGGCTTCGTGGCGCAGGAGGCGCGGCGGCACTTCACCCTCGACGACCTCCGCGCCATCCAGGCGGCCGATCCGCGGGCGCTCAGCCCCAACGTCTTCCTCCGCCCCGTCGTCGAGTCCTTCGTCTTCCCCACGCTCTCCTACGTCGCCGGCCCGGCGGAGACGGCGTACTTCGGGCAGGTGCGGCCGCTCTTCGGCGCGTTCGGCATGCGCGCGCCGATCGTCTTCCCCCGCTTCGGCGCCACCATCGTTCCCGACGAGGTGGCCGAGGCGCGCGCGCGGCTGGCGATCACCGACGACGAGCTGCGCCTTCCCGAGCACGCGCTGTGGGATGCCGTGGCGCGGCGGCACGTGCCCGACGAGCTGTGGGCGCGGCTGGAGGGGCTGCGGCGCGCGCTGGTGGAGGAGTGGGGGCGGGTGATCGACGTGGCCGAGGGGATCGACTTCAACCTGCGCGACGCGGTGGGCGCGCGGCGCAACCGCGCGCTACTGGAGGCGGCCAAGAGCGAGCGCACGATCCTGCGCCACTTCAAGCAGCGCCGCGCCGCGCTGGAGCGGGATACGCGGCTCGTGCGCAACCACCTGCGCCCGATGGGGATCCCGCAGGAGCGCGCGCTGACGGTGTTCCAGTACCTCGGCCGCGACCCCGCCCTCCTGCGCCGCCTGGCGGAGGGGATGAAGGTCGAGTTCGCGCCCGAGGCGGAGGCCGCCGCCGCGCCGGTGCCGGGGGACTGA